Proteins encoded within one genomic window of Candidatus Bathyarchaeota archaeon:
- a CDS encoding SagB/ThcOx family dehydrogenase, with the protein MLIRLSKRNFLKILAGFSLAALSLFFFRGFEKYSESDDEKMNEKYLIEMNEPRTKGGISVEEAIKRRRSRRTFTDDPILLTEISQLCWAAQGITEPQTEFRSAPSAGALYPLEVFLVIGNSDIESGIYQYSCKEHGLICIKKGDYRNQLSNASLGQECIQNAGLNVVITAIYERSTMRYKSRGKERYVHMEAGHVAQNIYLQAESMGLGTVAIGAFYDNSVQEIISTPSEYIPIYILPVGHI; encoded by the coding sequence ATGCTAATTCGTCTATCAAAAAGAAATTTCTTAAAAATTTTAGCCGGTTTTTCACTAGCAGCTCTTAGTCTTTTTTTCTTTAGAGGATTTGAAAAATATTCAGAAAGTGATGATGAAAAGATGAATGAAAAATATTTGATTGAAATGAATGAACCCAGAACTAAGGGAGGCATTTCTGTAGAAGAGGCTATAAAGCGAAGGCGTTCAAGAAGAACATTTACTGATGACCCAATTTTATTAACAGAAATTTCACAACTCTGTTGGGCCGCACAAGGAATAACAGAGCCACAAACGGAATTTAGATCAGCTCCTTCGGCTGGAGCTCTATATCCTTTAGAAGTTTTTCTTGTAATTGGAAACTCAGACATAGAATCTGGAATATATCAGTATTCTTGTAAGGAGCATGGTTTGATATGTATTAAGAAAGGTGATTATAGAAACCAATTATCTAATGCTTCGCTTGGGCAAGAATGTATACAAAATGCAGGATTGAATGTAGTAATAACAGCAATATATGAACGTTCAACCATGAGGTACAAAAGTAGAGGAAAAGAAAGGTATGTCCATATGGAGGCTGGACATGTAGCTCAAAACATTTATTTGCAGGCAGAGTCAATGGGACTTGGAACAGTTGCCATTGGCGCCTTTTACGATAATAGTGTCCAGGAGATTATCTCTACTCCAAGTGAATATATCCCGATTTACATCCTACCTGTAGGACATATTTAA
- a CDS encoding prepilin peptidase: protein MTLIIDSIAIIASIALLTYASWNDYISREVPDIVWIIFAPIGIVLTSLRLYINQDLILVSLFSVAIIAIISLIAFYTGMFGGADAKALICIALAMPVYPIFLTKFVQPMFPLSVMVNSFLMASFVSVYAVLRNIYWLVSKKGKLFYELESESLGKKILAFISGFKISIDKYKTDKHLQLIEKIESKNGTQKKHLEIFFILEDHGEVLNNYVPKEYLKINSTGNVWVTPLIPMIIFITLGYLATLIIGDTVLNIIVDLMKI, encoded by the coding sequence ATGACTCTTATCATAGACTCCATAGCAATTATAGCTAGTATTGCCTTACTAACATATGCATCATGGAACGATTATATATCGAGAGAGGTTCCTGATATTGTATGGATCATTTTTGCACCTATTGGAATCGTTCTTACTTCTTTAAGATTGTATATTAACCAAGATTTGATTTTAGTCTCATTATTTTCAGTTGCCATTATAGCCATAATATCGTTGATTGCATTTTATACTGGAATGTTTGGAGGAGCTGATGCTAAAGCACTTATATGTATAGCATTAGCTATGCCTGTTTATCCTATTTTCTTGACAAAATTTGTTCAGCCTATGTTTCCATTATCGGTTATGGTGAATTCCTTTCTGATGGCTTCATTTGTTAGTGTATATGCGGTCTTAAGAAATATCTATTGGTTAGTTTCAAAAAAGGGAAAACTCTTTTATGAACTTGAAAGCGAATCACTTGGGAAGAAGATATTGGCATTTATTTCGGGGTTTAAGATTTCTATAGATAAATACAAAACCGATAAACATTTGCAATTGATTGAGAAAATTGAAAGCAAAAATGGAACTCAAAAAAAACATCTTGAGATTTTTTTTATATTGGAAGACCATGGCGAAGTTCTTAATAATTATGTGCCCAAAGAATATTTGAAAATAAATTCAACTGGAAATGTATGGGTGACCCCTTTGATACCGATGATTATTTTTATTACATTGGGCTATTTGGCGACTTTAATTATTGGCGATACGGTGCTAAATATCATTGTTGATTTAATGAAAATTTGA